The following are from one region of the Actinoplanes sp. L3-i22 genome:
- a CDS encoding IlvD/Edd family dehydratase, which produces MQPRRSAQWYSGDDRNSYIHRAWMRRGLPVDAFDGRPHIAIANTASDLTPCNAHLDDVARSVSAGIHQAGGIALNLPVVSLGETQVRPTAMLWRNMAAMAIEEMLRANPIDGVVLLGGCDKTIPALLMGAASVDLPAVVVPGGPMLTGTFRGVPLGCGTGVWQLSEEVRAGTLSAAEFARSEASMIRSKGHCNTMGTASTMGLLAEVLGMTLPGVAGTPAPDSRLIEAAHATGVLAVDLVDRGLRPSAVMTRGSFRNAIVALAALGGSTNAVVHLLAIAGRLGVELSQDDFDRIGSHVPLLVDLQPAGRFLMDDLYRAGGLHAVLAEIRDLLDPAALTVTGRPLVDYLDAAQVYDREVIRARERPLQPEAGIAVLYGNLAPDGAVIKPAAASPGLLTHRGPAVVFDSVEDLHARLDDPDLPVTADSVLILRGCGPKGYPGMPEVANMPLPAKLLADGLRDMVRICDGRMSGTAYGTVVLHVAPEAAAGGPLGKVRTGDMIILDVPNRRLDVDLPDEELAARAPAPEAVAAYARPQRGWERLYIDTVGQANTGADLDFLLGASGDQVSRESH; this is translated from the coding sequence GTGCAGCCACGCCGCAGCGCGCAGTGGTACTCCGGCGATGACCGTAACAGTTATATCCATCGCGCCTGGATGCGGCGCGGGTTGCCGGTCGACGCATTCGACGGGCGGCCGCACATCGCGATCGCCAACACCGCGTCCGATCTGACGCCGTGCAATGCGCATCTGGACGACGTCGCCCGCAGCGTTTCCGCCGGCATTCATCAGGCCGGCGGCATCGCGCTGAATCTGCCGGTGGTGTCGCTGGGGGAGACGCAGGTGCGGCCGACCGCGATGCTCTGGCGCAACATGGCCGCGATGGCGATCGAGGAGATGTTGCGGGCCAATCCGATCGACGGGGTGGTGCTGCTCGGCGGCTGTGACAAGACCATTCCCGCGCTGCTGATGGGAGCGGCGTCGGTCGATCTGCCGGCGGTTGTCGTGCCCGGCGGGCCGATGCTGACCGGCACTTTTCGCGGGGTTCCGCTGGGCTGCGGGACCGGGGTCTGGCAGCTGAGCGAGGAGGTCCGCGCGGGCACGCTCAGCGCGGCCGAATTCGCCCGTTCGGAAGCCTCGATGATCAGAAGCAAAGGGCATTGCAACACCATGGGTACGGCGTCGACCATGGGCCTGCTCGCCGAGGTGCTCGGGATGACCCTGCCCGGCGTCGCCGGAACGCCCGCCCCGGACAGCCGGCTGATCGAGGCCGCCCACGCGACCGGCGTGCTCGCCGTCGACCTGGTGGACCGGGGTCTGCGGCCGAGCGCCGTGATGACCCGCGGCTCGTTCCGCAACGCGATCGTCGCGCTGGCCGCGCTCGGCGGCTCCACCAACGCGGTCGTGCACCTGCTCGCGATCGCCGGGCGGCTCGGCGTCGAGCTGAGCCAGGACGACTTCGACCGGATCGGCTCGCACGTGCCGCTGCTGGTGGACCTGCAGCCGGCCGGGCGGTTCCTGATGGACGACCTGTACCGGGCCGGGGGCCTGCACGCGGTGCTCGCCGAGATCCGGGACCTGCTCGATCCGGCCGCGCTCACCGTCACCGGGCGGCCGCTGGTCGACTACCTGGACGCCGCGCAGGTCTACGACCGGGAGGTGATCCGGGCACGGGAACGACCATTGCAGCCCGAGGCGGGGATCGCCGTGCTCTACGGCAACCTCGCGCCGGACGGTGCCGTGATCAAACCGGCGGCGGCCTCGCCCGGGCTGCTGACCCACCGCGGGCCGGCGGTCGTCTTCGACTCGGTCGAGGACCTGCACGCCCGGCTCGACGACCCGGATCTCCCGGTGACCGCGGACTCGGTGCTGATCCTGCGCGGGTGCGGGCCGAAGGGCTATCCCGGGATGCCCGAGGTGGCCAACATGCCGCTGCCGGCGAAGCTGCTCGCCGACGGCCTGCGGGACATGGTCCGGATCTGCGACGGGCGGATGAGCGGCACGGCGTACGGGACGGTGGTCCTGCACGTGGCGCCGGAGGCGGCGGCGGGCGGGCCGCTCGGCAAGGTCCGCACCGGCGACATGATCATCCTGGACGTCCCGAACCGGCGCCTGGACGTCGACCTCCCCGACGAGGAACTGGCCGCCCGTGCCCCGGCGCCGGAGGCGGTCGCGGCCTACGCCCGGCCGCAGCGCGGCTGGGAGCGCCTCTATATCGACACGGTCGGCCAGGCCAACACCGGCGCCGACCTGGACTTCCTGCTCGGCGCCAGCGGCGACCAGGTCTCCCGCGAATCCCACTGA
- a CDS encoding SDR family NAD(P)-dependent oxidoreductase, giving the protein MTTVLITGGHSGIGLAAARSLAARKVDLVLAGRSPDRMRAVADELEAAHGVAVTTLPLDTSSLASVRSAADQFRGSLDALLCNAGGRSAGGFAYTPDGYETTFATNYLGHFLLVELLLPQLAEHGRIVFTVSGTHDPDTMDGRLVGKSVEPDAVALAGTKTLSAGVRYSTSKLCTIMHAYELHRRLRAAGSTVSSIAYDPGAVAGTDFLRNLPRPAQRLSASRAASLLMRRIGVTTSDVTFSGTSLADLAVAPQYTDVSGTYLQAKEEKLSTVRSSKLSYDEPRATKLWTDSRRLTHLTPAEDATRPR; this is encoded by the coding sequence ATGACCACGGTCCTGATCACCGGCGGCCACTCGGGGATCGGTCTCGCCGCGGCCCGCAGCCTGGCCGCCCGCAAGGTCGACCTCGTCCTGGCCGGGCGCAGCCCCGACCGCATGCGGGCCGTCGCCGACGAGCTGGAAGCGGCCCACGGCGTCGCCGTCACCACCCTGCCGCTGGACACGTCCTCGCTGGCCTCCGTGCGGTCGGCGGCGGATCAGTTCCGCGGGTCGCTGGACGCGCTGCTCTGCAACGCGGGCGGGCGGTCCGCCGGCGGCTTCGCCTACACGCCCGACGGCTACGAGACGACCTTCGCCACCAACTACCTCGGGCACTTCCTGCTGGTCGAGCTCCTGCTCCCGCAGCTCGCCGAGCACGGCCGGATCGTCTTCACGGTCAGCGGCACCCACGATCCCGACACGATGGACGGGCGCCTGGTCGGCAAGTCCGTCGAGCCCGACGCGGTCGCCCTGGCCGGCACCAAGACGCTCTCCGCCGGGGTGCGCTACTCGACCTCGAAGCTCTGCACGATCATGCACGCCTACGAACTGCACCGCCGCCTGCGCGCGGCCGGCAGCACCGTGTCGTCCATCGCCTACGACCCCGGCGCCGTCGCCGGCACCGACTTCCTGCGCAACCTGCCCCGGCCCGCCCAGCGCCTCTCGGCCAGCCGCGCCGCGAGCCTCCTGATGCGGCGCATCGGCGTCACCACCTCCGACGTCACCTTCTCCGGCACATCCCTCGCCGACCTGGCCGTCGCCCCGCAATACACCGACGTCTCCGGCACATACCTACAGGCCAAAGAAGAAAAACTGTCGACGGTACGGTCGTCGAAGCTCTCCTACGACGAGCCCCGCGCCACCAAACTCTGGACCGACTCCCGTCGCCTGACCCACCTGACCCCCGCCGAGGACGCCACCCGGCCGCGCTGA
- a CDS encoding helix-turn-helix transcriptional regulator gives MIDRAGLADFLRRRRELLHPADIGLAGTPRRRTPGLRRDEVAQLANISTDYYARLEQARGANPSEPIIAALTRALRCDLDQRDHLYHLAGFPAPPRRHGGHLRPGLLSLLDRLTDVPVCVLTDLGEVLHQNTLADLALGRTGRGDNVVWKWFTEPALRSRLPEEDWPRHSLAHVNDLRATYSRRSDDADVARLVHALLKRSPEFRELWERHEVANHRFDRKRFLHPTVGVLHLTCEVLLSPEVDTRVLALFPTEGTDTRDKLELLRVVGTQEFSTFA, from the coding sequence ATGATTGACCGTGCCGGCCTCGCCGACTTCCTCCGCCGCCGCCGGGAGCTGCTGCACCCGGCCGACATCGGCCTCGCCGGCACGCCGCGCCGCCGCACGCCCGGGCTGCGGCGCGACGAGGTGGCCCAGCTGGCGAACATCTCCACCGACTACTACGCCCGGCTGGAGCAGGCCCGCGGGGCGAACCCGTCCGAGCCGATCATCGCGGCGCTGACCCGGGCCCTGCGCTGCGACCTGGACCAGCGCGACCACCTGTATCACCTGGCCGGGTTCCCGGCCCCGCCCCGGCGGCACGGCGGGCACCTCCGGCCGGGCCTGCTCAGCCTGCTGGACCGGCTGACCGACGTGCCGGTGTGCGTGCTGACCGACCTCGGCGAGGTGCTCCACCAGAACACCCTGGCCGACCTCGCCCTGGGCCGCACCGGCCGGGGCGACAACGTGGTGTGGAAATGGTTCACCGAGCCGGCCCTGCGCTCCCGTCTCCCGGAAGAGGACTGGCCACGGCACTCACTCGCCCACGTCAACGACCTGCGGGCGACGTATTCGCGGCGCTCCGACGACGCCGACGTCGCCCGGCTGGTCCACGCGCTGCTGAAACGGAGCCCGGAGTTCCGGGAGCTGTGGGAGCGGCACGAGGTCGCCAACCACCGTTTCGACCGGAAGCGCTTCCTGCACCCCACGGTCGGTGTCCTGCACCTGACCTGCGAGGTGCTGCTGTCACCCGAGGTGGACACCCGTGTCCTGGCGCTGTTCCCGACCGAGGGCACCGACACGCGCGACAAGCTGGAGCTGCTCAGAGTCGTCGGCACCCAGGAGTTCAGCACGTTCGCCTGA
- the icmF gene encoding fused isobutyryl-CoA mutase/GTPase IcmF, producing the protein MTLHVPINPVRFVTAASLFDGHDAAINVMRRLLQAQGAEVIHLGHDRSVDAVVQAAVEEDAQGVAISSYQGGHVEYFTYLVDRLREAGAGHVKVFGGGGGVIVPEEIALLAERGVTIFSPQDGQRLGLPGMINELIRACDLDLAAQEPDVDAVLSGDPAALARAITVLESGRSPRMAERLREAGRRVPVLGITGTGGSGKSSLTDELLRRLRLDQEDKLRIAVLAIDPTRRRGGGALLGDRIRMNALEPGRTFFRSLATRTSGAQLPENLGDILTAVQAAGFDLVIIETPGIGQGDAAIVPFSDVALYVMTPEFGAASQLEKIDMLDFADVVAINKYERRGAEDARRDVARQLVRNREAFGTPWDRMPVFGTSAARFNDDGVTALYQHLRELLVGKGLTVGAGTLPHVDVQASSGLTSVVPAARSRYLADIADALRGYHQVTEAQVEVARRRQALRLTAGLLGEDAAGERVRELAAEADGALLPDVRNLLVKWPLIVEDYAGEEYVYRVRDREIRTPLTRTTLSGSQVRRVALPRTRDEAELVSFLRRENLPGFFPFTAGVFPFKREGEAPARMFAGEGDPFRTNRRFHLLSEGQPATRLSTAFDSVTLYGRDPDLRPDIYGKVGTSGVSIATLDDMKVLYDGFDLCSPSTSVSMTINGPAPAILAMFLNTAIDQQIAANPDEPRDEVVARTLATVRGTVQADILKEDQGQNTCIFSTEFALRCMGDIQQFFIDRKVRNFYSVSISGYHIAEAGANPISQLAFTLANGFTFVESYLARGMQIDDFAPNLSFFFSNGMDAEYSVIGRVARRIWAVAMRERYGAGERSQKLKYHVQTSGRSLHAQEMDFNDIRTTLQALCAIYDNANSLHTNAYDEAVTTPSEHSVRRALAIQMIIDKEWGLAGNENPLQGSYIVDELTDLVEAAVLAEFDRIAERGGVLGAMETGYQRGRIQDESMLYEHRKHDGTLPLVGVNTFLDPHRSTEPPQKVDLARATPEEKQSQLDRLADFHARHVTEAPAALARLQQVAMDGGNVFAELMNAVRHCSLGQISDAFFTVGGQYRRNV; encoded by the coding sequence ATGACGCTGCACGTTCCGATCAACCCTGTGCGGTTCGTGACCGCGGCGAGCCTGTTCGACGGGCACGACGCCGCGATCAACGTGATGCGGCGGCTGCTGCAGGCGCAGGGTGCCGAGGTGATCCATCTCGGGCACGACCGCAGCGTCGACGCCGTCGTGCAGGCCGCCGTCGAGGAGGACGCGCAGGGCGTCGCGATCTCGTCCTACCAGGGCGGCCACGTGGAGTACTTCACGTATCTGGTGGACCGGCTCCGCGAGGCCGGCGCCGGGCACGTCAAGGTCTTCGGCGGTGGCGGCGGCGTCATCGTGCCCGAGGAGATCGCGCTGCTGGCCGAGCGCGGCGTCACCATCTTCTCGCCGCAGGACGGGCAGCGCCTCGGCCTGCCCGGCATGATCAACGAGCTGATCCGGGCCTGTGACCTGGACCTGGCCGCGCAGGAGCCGGACGTCGACGCGGTGCTCTCCGGCGACCCGGCCGCGCTGGCGCGGGCGATCACCGTGCTCGAGTCGGGCCGGTCGCCGCGGATGGCCGAGCGGCTGCGGGAGGCCGGCCGGCGCGTGCCGGTCCTCGGCATCACCGGCACCGGCGGCTCGGGCAAGTCGTCACTCACCGACGAACTGCTCCGCCGGCTGCGCCTCGACCAGGAGGACAAGCTGCGGATCGCGGTGCTGGCGATCGACCCGACCCGGCGGCGCGGCGGCGGCGCGCTGCTCGGCGACCGGATCCGGATGAACGCGCTGGAGCCCGGGCGCACGTTCTTCCGGTCCCTGGCGACCCGCACCTCGGGCGCGCAGCTGCCGGAGAACCTGGGCGACATCCTGACCGCGGTGCAGGCCGCCGGGTTCGACCTGGTGATCATCGAGACGCCCGGCATCGGCCAGGGCGACGCCGCGATCGTGCCGTTCTCCGACGTCGCGCTCTACGTGATGACCCCCGAGTTCGGCGCCGCGTCCCAGCTCGAGAAGATCGACATGCTGGACTTCGCCGACGTCGTGGCGATCAACAAGTACGAGCGTCGCGGCGCCGAGGACGCCCGCCGGGACGTGGCCCGCCAGCTGGTCCGCAACCGCGAGGCGTTCGGCACGCCGTGGGATCGGATGCCGGTCTTCGGGACCAGCGCGGCCCGGTTCAACGACGACGGGGTGACCGCGCTCTACCAGCACCTTCGCGAGCTGCTCGTGGGCAAGGGGCTGACGGTCGGGGCGGGGACGCTGCCGCACGTCGACGTGCAGGCGTCGTCGGGGCTGACCAGTGTCGTGCCGGCGGCCCGCTCGCGCTACCTCGCCGACATCGCCGACGCGCTGCGGGGGTACCACCAGGTCACCGAGGCGCAGGTGGAGGTGGCGCGGCGGCGTCAGGCGCTGCGCCTGACCGCCGGCCTGCTGGGCGAGGACGCCGCCGGCGAGCGGGTGCGCGAGCTGGCTGCCGAGGCCGACGGGGCGCTGCTTCCCGACGTACGAAATCTGCTGGTGAAGTGGCCTTTGATCGTCGAGGACTACGCCGGGGAGGAGTACGTGTACCGGGTTCGCGACCGGGAGATCCGCACGCCGCTGACCCGCACCACGTTGTCCGGCTCCCAGGTCCGCCGGGTGGCGCTGCCCCGCACCCGGGACGAGGCCGAGCTGGTGTCGTTCCTGCGCCGGGAGAACCTGCCGGGCTTCTTCCCGTTCACCGCGGGGGTGTTCCCGTTCAAGCGCGAGGGCGAGGCGCCGGCCCGGATGTTCGCCGGTGAGGGTGATCCGTTCCGGACGAACCGGCGCTTCCACCTGCTCTCCGAGGGGCAGCCGGCGACCCGGCTGTCGACCGCGTTCGACTCGGTCACGCTCTACGGCCGGGACCCGGACCTGCGGCCGGACATCTACGGCAAGGTGGGCACGTCGGGCGTCTCGATCGCGACCCTGGACGACATGAAGGTCCTCTACGACGGGTTCGACCTGTGCTCGCCGAGCACGTCGGTGTCGATGACCATCAACGGACCGGCTCCGGCGATCCTGGCGATGTTCCTCAACACCGCCATCGACCAGCAGATCGCCGCGAACCCGGACGAACCGCGCGACGAGGTGGTCGCCCGGACCCTGGCGACCGTGCGCGGCACCGTGCAGGCCGACATCCTCAAGGAGGACCAGGGGCAGAACACCTGCATCTTCTCGACCGAGTTCGCGCTGCGCTGCATGGGTGACATCCAGCAGTTCTTCATCGACCGGAAGGTGCGCAACTTCTATTCGGTGTCGATCAGCGGCTACCACATCGCCGAGGCGGGCGCGAACCCGATCAGTCAGCTGGCATTTACGCTGGCCAATGGGTTCACGTTCGTGGAGTCGTACCTCGCCCGGGGTATGCAGATCGATGATTTCGCCCCGAACCTGTCGTTCTTCTTCTCCAACGGCATGGACGCGGAGTATTCGGTGATCGGCCGGGTGGCGCGGCGGATCTGGGCGGTGGCGATGCGCGAGAGGTACGGCGCGGGGGAGCGCTCGCAGAAGCTGAAGTACCACGTGCAGACGTCCGGGCGGTCGCTGCACGCGCAGGAGATGGACTTCAACGACATCCGGACGACGTTGCAGGCGCTCTGCGCGATCTACGACAACGCCAACAGCCTGCACACCAACGCGTACGACGAGGCCGTCACCACCCCGAGCGAGCACTCGGTGCGCCGCGCCCTGGCCATCCAGATGATCATCGACAAGGAGTGGGGGCTCGCCGGGAACGAGAACCCGCTGCAGGGGTCGTACATCGTCGACGAGCTCACCGACCTGGTCGAGGCCGCCGTGCTGGCCGAATTCGATCGGATCGCCGAACGCGGCGGGGTGCTCGGCGCGATGGAGACCGGCTACCAGCGCGGCCGCATCCAGGACGAGTCGATGCTCTACGAGCACCGCAAGCACGACGGCACCCTGCCCCTGGTCGGCGTCAACACGTTCCTCGACCCGCACCGATCCACCGAGCCGCCGCAGAAGGTCGACCTGGCCCGCGCCACGCCCGAGGAGAAGCAGTCGCAGCTGGACCGGCTGGCCGACTTCCACGCCCGGCACGTCACCGAGGCGCCGGCCGCGCTGGCCCGGCTCCAGCAGGTGGCGATGGACGGCGGGAACGTGTTCGCCGAGCTGATGAACGCGGTGCGGCACTGCTCGCTGGGCCAGATCTCCGACGCGTTCTTCACCGTCGGCGGGCAGTACCGGCGCAACGTCTGA
- a CDS encoding helical backbone metal receptor: MDDDLGHPVALTTPPRRIVSLVPSLSEALAVTVPDRLAGVTDWCTHPAGLDLPRVRGTKNPDRAAIAALRPDLVVANQEENRQLDVERLRAAGIPVWVTAIESLDDALRSMRRLFTEVLAVDEPAWLRAATASWAQPAPAPRLRVAVPIWRDPWMVIGSRTFTGDLLTRLGLDNVFGDDAARYPRIELDRLHAATPDLVLLPDEPYVFTEKDGPEAFPSVRTVLVPGRQLTWYGPSLATARRELLDLIRGS; encoded by the coding sequence ATGGACGACGACCTCGGCCATCCGGTCGCCCTGACGACGCCGCCGCGGCGGATCGTCTCGCTCGTGCCGTCGCTGAGCGAGGCGCTCGCCGTGACCGTTCCGGATCGGCTGGCCGGGGTCACCGACTGGTGCACGCACCCGGCCGGGCTCGACCTGCCCCGGGTGCGGGGCACGAAGAACCCGGACCGGGCCGCGATCGCCGCCCTGCGCCCGGACCTGGTGGTGGCCAACCAGGAGGAGAACCGGCAGCTCGACGTGGAACGGCTGCGGGCTGCCGGGATACCGGTGTGGGTGACCGCGATCGAGTCGCTCGACGACGCGCTGCGGTCGATGCGCCGGCTCTTCACCGAGGTGCTCGCGGTCGACGAGCCGGCCTGGTTACGGGCGGCGACCGCGTCCTGGGCACAGCCGGCGCCGGCGCCGCGGCTGCGGGTGGCGGTGCCGATCTGGCGGGACCCGTGGATGGTGATCGGCTCCCGCACCTTCACCGGCGACCTGCTGACCCGGCTCGGCCTGGACAACGTGTTCGGCGACGACGCGGCGCGCTATCCCCGGATCGAGCTCGATCGGTTGCACGCCGCGACGCCGGATCTCGTGCTGCTGCCCGACGAACCCTATGTCTTCACCGAAAAAGACGGACCAGAAGCCTTTCCTTCGGTACGGACGGTGCTCGTCCCCGGTCGGCAACTGACCTGGTACGGCCCGTCCCTGGCCACCGCCCGCCGCGAACTGCTCGACCTGATCCGGGGTTCGTAG